One genomic region from Vicinamibacterales bacterium encodes:
- a CDS encoding glycosyl hydrolase 115 family protein yields the protein MRATFKAVGLITGVTIACAGPAFALGRPAYVTTTPVPDAFTLAEKGSATPIWVDAADWPGVVRAAGDLQADVGRVTGTTPAIVHDAAAAGGGVVIVGTLGRSPLIDRLAREGRIDVSDVRGRWESFVLQTVRNPLAGVPAALVIAGSDKRGTIFGVYDLSEQMGVSPWYWWDDVAPEHKAALYVKPGSYRQGEPSVKYRGIFLNDEKPNLDFWVRAKFGEHPTPGGGPGTIANLNRQFYARLFELLLRLKANYLWPAMWNNAFAEDDPDNARLADEYGIVMGSSHQEPMMRAQKEWDWHQRAQYGNWNYATQADVLNDFWRTGVRARKDFENVYTIGLRGENDTPMVRTLEEGVALTEKIVAEQRRILAEVVNPDVTRIPQLWALYKEVQEYYERGLRVPDDVTLLWAEDNWGNIRRLPTPAERLRPGGAGVYYHFDYHGGPRSYQWIDTNPIPKIAEQMRLAKQYGSDRIWIVNVGHFKAYAFPTEYFLSLAWDTSRWTEENTGEFTRLWAAREFGADQAGEIADIMTAWTRFNGRRKPELLDAATYSVVNYREADRVVADYDAVLRRAEAVAARLPESKRDAFYELVLFPVKASANLNAMYVAAAKNALYASQGRASAGGWAEKTRALFKADTDLMTQFNKDFAGGKWDHFMDQPHIGYTTWRDPPANTIDAIKLVTPDVPAEARLGVAIEGSTVAWPAGDAPPARLPRFDSLNRQVSFIDVFKRGRTPFAFTAKASAPWITVSRTSGQLGDDLRIDVSIDWARAPAGDAEGTITLRGADAEVVVAVSARQPAGITRESLEGAAEGAGYVSIEAAHYTHKIDAGDRRWSLAENYGRTLSAMRAAAPVPPARAPATDRTPELGLETPRLEYRMYLFTPGSVTAALTLGPGLNFAPDRSVRLAVSFDDEPPQVVTAVPQGYNAQNGNRDWEETVRNNARLVSTTHTIAAAGYHTLKVWMIDPAVVLEKIVVNTSDAPLRQSYLGPEESTRGKSRP from the coding sequence ATGCGAGCCACTTTCAAAGCGGTTGGCCTGATCACCGGCGTGACGATCGCGTGCGCGGGGCCTGCCTTCGCGCTCGGGCGTCCTGCCTACGTCACGACCACGCCTGTGCCGGACGCGTTCACTCTCGCGGAGAAGGGGAGCGCCACACCCATCTGGGTCGACGCGGCGGACTGGCCTGGCGTCGTCCGCGCCGCCGGCGATCTGCAGGCCGACGTCGGACGGGTCACAGGCACGACGCCGGCGATCGTGCACGATGCCGCTGCGGCCGGCGGCGGGGTCGTGATCGTCGGGACGCTCGGGCGCAGCCCGCTCATCGACCGCCTGGCGCGCGAGGGTCGCATCGACGTCTCGGACGTTCGCGGCCGCTGGGAATCGTTCGTCCTGCAGACGGTCAGGAACCCGCTGGCCGGCGTGCCGGCCGCGCTGGTCATCGCCGGCAGCGACAAGCGCGGCACGATCTTCGGCGTCTACGACCTCTCCGAGCAGATGGGCGTATCGCCCTGGTACTGGTGGGACGACGTGGCGCCTGAGCACAAAGCTGCACTCTACGTGAAGCCCGGGTCGTACCGCCAGGGAGAGCCGAGCGTCAAGTATCGCGGCATCTTCCTGAACGACGAGAAGCCCAATCTCGATTTCTGGGTTCGTGCGAAGTTCGGCGAGCATCCCACGCCAGGCGGCGGCCCGGGGACGATCGCCAACCTCAACCGTCAGTTCTATGCGCGGCTGTTCGAGCTGCTGCTGCGCCTCAAGGCCAACTACCTGTGGCCGGCGATGTGGAACAACGCCTTCGCCGAGGACGATCCCGACAACGCCCGCCTCGCCGACGAGTACGGCATCGTCATGGGCAGCTCGCATCAGGAACCGATGATGCGCGCACAAAAGGAATGGGACTGGCACCAGCGCGCGCAGTATGGCAACTGGAACTACGCGACGCAGGCTGACGTGCTGAACGACTTCTGGCGCACGGGCGTGCGGGCGCGCAAGGACTTCGAGAATGTCTACACCATCGGGCTGCGCGGCGAGAACGACACGCCGATGGTGCGGACGCTCGAAGAAGGGGTCGCGCTCACCGAGAAGATCGTCGCCGAACAGCGGCGCATCCTCGCCGAGGTGGTCAACCCGGACGTCACGAGGATCCCGCAGCTGTGGGCGCTCTACAAGGAGGTACAGGAATACTACGAGCGCGGCCTGCGCGTGCCCGATGACGTGACGCTGCTTTGGGCCGAGGACAACTGGGGCAACATCCGGCGGCTGCCGACGCCGGCCGAGCGCCTGCGGCCGGGCGGCGCCGGCGTCTACTACCACTTCGACTACCACGGCGGCCCGCGCAGTTATCAGTGGATCGACACCAATCCCATTCCAAAAATCGCCGAGCAGATGCGCCTCGCGAAGCAGTACGGCTCCGACCGCATCTGGATCGTCAACGTCGGTCATTTCAAGGCCTACGCGTTTCCGACGGAGTACTTCCTGAGTCTGGCGTGGGACACGTCGCGGTGGACCGAGGAGAACACCGGCGAGTTCACCCGCCTCTGGGCGGCGCGCGAGTTCGGGGCGGATCAGGCCGGCGAGATCGCCGACATCATGACAGCGTGGACGCGCTTCAACGGGCGGCGCAAGCCCGAGCTGCTCGACGCCGCGACCTACAGCGTCGTGAATTACCGCGAAGCGGACCGTGTCGTCGCCGACTACGACGCCGTGCTCAGGAGGGCAGAAGCCGTCGCGGCCAGGCTGCCGGAGTCCAAGCGCGACGCGTTCTACGAGCTGGTGCTCTTTCCAGTCAAGGCGTCGGCCAATCTCAACGCCATGTACGTCGCCGCCGCGAAGAACGCTCTCTACGCATCGCAGGGGCGCGCCAGCGCCGGAGGCTGGGCGGAGAAGACCCGGGCGCTGTTCAAGGCCGACACGGATCTGATGACGCAGTTCAACAAGGACTTCGCCGGCGGCAAGTGGGATCACTTCATGGATCAGCCGCACATCGGCTACACCACGTGGCGCGATCCACCCGCCAATACGATCGACGCGATCAAGCTGGTAACGCCCGATGTACCGGCCGAGGCCAGGCTCGGCGTGGCGATCGAGGGATCGACGGTCGCGTGGCCCGCGGGCGACGCTCCGCCGGCACGGCTGCCTCGCTTCGACTCATTGAACCGGCAGGTGAGTTTCATCGATGTCTTCAAACGCGGCCGCACGCCGTTTGCGTTCACCGCGAAGGCGAGCGCGCCGTGGATCACGGTGAGCCGCACCTCTGGCCAGCTCGGCGACGACCTGCGGATCGACGTGTCGATCGACTGGGCGCGGGCGCCGGCCGGCGATGCCGAGGGCACGATCACGCTCCGCGGCGCGGATGCGGAGGTCGTCGTCGCGGTGTCGGCCCGCCAGCCCGCGGGAATCACGCGCGAGTCGCTGGAAGGCGCGGCCGAGGGAGCCGGATACGTGTCGATCGAGGCCGCGCACTACACCCACAAGATCGACGCCGGCGATCGACGCTGGTCGCTGGCCGAGAACTATGGCCGCACCCTGTCGGCCATGCGGGCGGCGGCGCCGGTGCCGCCGGCGCGGGCGCCGGCCACCGACAGGACGCCGGAGCTTGGCCTCGAGACGCCTCGCCTGGAGTACCGGATGTACCTCTTCACCCCAGGCTCGGTGACGGCGGCGTTGACGCTCGGGCCTGGCCTGAACTTCGCGCCCGATCGCAGCGTGCGGCTGGCCGTGTCGTTCGACGACGAGCCGCCGCAGGTCGTGACCGCCGTGCCGCAGGGCTACAACGCGCAGAACGGGAATCGCGACTGGGAGGAGACGGTTCGCAACAACGCGCGCCTGGTGTCGACGACTCACACGATCGCCGCGGCGGGCTATCACACGCTGAAGGTCTGGATGATCGATCCTGCGGTCGTTCTCGAGAAGATCGTCGTCAACACCAGCGACGCGCCGCTGCGTCAGAGCTACCTGGGGCCGGAGGAGAGCACGAGAGGGAAGTCGCGACCGTAG
- a CDS encoding VWA domain-containing protein, translated as MKRLLMSAVMFAALASPAIGRATGAAEVVRTVYFSAVDGSGKPVTDLAAADLAVKENGKERAIRSVQPATGPLQVSLLVDDGGSGAFQGPVAQFLETMLGHAQVAIRVFNPQPSKVTDFTEDVNALKAALNGIGPRGKVATTGEQMPGAIEEAAQELQKRNAARPAIVVVTVGGEQAQSVQAEPTLNALKNSGASLNVVYLSGLELGQVLGDGPKRSGGLIQPVGGSVVPGPVLAKVADTLLHQYALTYTLPDGVKPNEKLALTTTRKGVTLVAPSRVPDK; from the coding sequence ATGAAACGGTTGCTGATGTCGGCGGTGATGTTCGCGGCGCTTGCCAGTCCGGCGATCGGGCGCGCCACGGGAGCGGCGGAAGTCGTGCGCACGGTGTACTTTTCGGCCGTTGACGGGAGCGGCAAGCCGGTGACGGATCTCGCCGCCGCCGACCTCGCCGTCAAGGAAAACGGGAAGGAGCGCGCCATTCGCAGCGTCCAGCCCGCGACGGGCCCGCTCCAGGTGTCGCTGCTGGTCGACGACGGCGGTTCTGGGGCGTTCCAGGGACCGGTCGCGCAGTTCCTCGAGACGATGCTCGGGCACGCCCAGGTCGCGATCCGCGTGTTCAACCCCCAGCCGTCGAAAGTGACGGACTTCACCGAAGACGTCAACGCGCTCAAGGCGGCGCTGAACGGCATCGGTCCGCGCGGCAAGGTGGCGACGACGGGCGAGCAGATGCCGGGTGCGATCGAGGAAGCCGCGCAGGAACTGCAGAAGCGCAACGCGGCGCGGCCGGCCATCGTGGTGGTGACGGTGGGCGGCGAGCAGGCGCAATCGGTGCAGGCCGAGCCGACGCTCAACGCGCTGAAGAACAGCGGCGCGAGCCTGAACGTCGTCTACCTCTCGGGCCTCGAGCTGGGACAGGTGCTCGGCGACGGGCCGAAGCGATCCGGCGGCCTCATCCAGCCGGTCGGCGGCAGCGTCGTGCCGGGCCCGGTACTGGCCAAGGTCGCGGACACGCTGCTGCACCAGTACGCGCTGACCTACACGCTGCCGGACGGCGTCAAGCCGAACGAGAAGCTTGCGCTGACCACCACTCGAAAGGGAGTGACGCTGGTCGCTCCCTCTCGAGTGCCGGACAAGTGA
- the katG gene encoding catalase/peroxidase HPI encodes MDQQSQCPFSGKTHAGRANQDWWPNQLDLKVLQQNPPSRDPMGVSFNYAQEFATLDLGAVKKDIEQVMTTSQAWWPADFGHYGPLLIRMAWHSAGTYRIHDGRGGAGSGMLRFAPLGSWPDNANLDKARRLLWPVKQKYGRKLSWADLMVLTGNVALESMGFKTFGFAGGREDKWEPEDVNWGSEATWLGDERYSGDRQLANPFGAVQMGLIYVNPEGPNGHPDPKAAARDIRETFRRMAMNDEETVALIAGGHTFGKTHGAGPATHVGPEPEGGNLEEQGFGWKSSYETGNGAHAITSGLEVTWTTVPTRWSNDFFRHLFEYDWELCESPAGAKQWTPKGTAGAGTVPDAHDPSKRRAPGMLTTDLALRFDPAYEKISRRFYADPQAFADAFARAWFKLTHRDMGPISRYLGPLVPQEPQIWQDPVPRVDHPLVDAADIAALKTTLLGSGLSIAQLVTTAWASASTFRGTDKRGGANGARIRLAPQKDWEVNKPSELAKVLTVLEGIQRAFNQAQQDGTRISLADLIVLGGCAAVEQAAKDAGSKVDVPFTPGRTDATQEQTDEESFAVLEPDADGFRNYAGAGHRVPAEYLLLERAFRLTLSAPEMTVLVGGLRALNAADVPTHGAFTSHPGTLTNDFFVNLIDMRTEWKPTSAAAHEFEGRCRTKGDRTWIASRVDLVFGSNSELRALAEVYACDDAREKFVHDFVAAWNKVMNLDRFDVASPAARAGRGAAAV; translated from the coding sequence ATGGATCAGCAATCGCAGTGCCCGTTCTCGGGCAAGACACACGCCGGCCGCGCGAATCAGGACTGGTGGCCCAACCAGCTGGATCTGAAGGTCCTGCAGCAGAATCCGCCGTCACGCGATCCGATGGGAGTGTCGTTCAACTACGCCCAGGAATTCGCGACGCTCGATCTCGGCGCCGTCAAGAAAGACATCGAGCAGGTCATGACCACGTCGCAGGCCTGGTGGCCGGCCGACTTCGGGCACTACGGGCCCTTGCTCATCCGCATGGCCTGGCACAGTGCCGGCACCTATCGCATCCATGACGGCCGCGGCGGCGCGGGATCCGGCATGCTGCGATTCGCGCCGCTCGGCAGCTGGCCCGACAACGCCAATCTCGACAAGGCGCGCCGGCTGCTGTGGCCGGTGAAGCAGAAGTACGGTCGCAAACTCTCGTGGGCGGATCTGATGGTGCTGACCGGCAACGTGGCGCTCGAGTCGATGGGTTTCAAGACCTTCGGCTTTGCCGGCGGCCGCGAGGACAAGTGGGAGCCGGAAGACGTCAATTGGGGATCGGAGGCGACGTGGCTGGGCGACGAGCGCTACAGCGGGGATCGCCAGCTCGCCAATCCGTTCGGCGCCGTGCAGATGGGCCTCATCTACGTCAACCCGGAAGGCCCGAACGGCCATCCCGATCCGAAGGCGGCCGCCCGCGACATCCGCGAGACGTTCCGGCGTATGGCGATGAACGACGAAGAGACGGTGGCGCTGATCGCCGGCGGCCACACGTTCGGCAAAACCCATGGCGCGGGTCCGGCGACGCACGTCGGCCCGGAACCGGAAGGCGGCAATCTCGAAGAGCAGGGCTTCGGCTGGAAGAGCAGCTACGAGACCGGCAACGGTGCGCACGCCATCACCAGCGGCCTCGAGGTCACCTGGACGACCGTGCCGACGCGATGGAGCAATGATTTCTTCAGGCATCTCTTCGAGTACGACTGGGAGTTGTGCGAGAGCCCGGCGGGCGCGAAACAGTGGACACCGAAAGGCACCGCTGGAGCCGGCACCGTTCCCGATGCGCACGATCCGTCGAAACGGCGCGCGCCGGGCATGCTGACGACAGATCTGGCGCTGCGCTTCGATCCCGCCTACGAGAAGATCTCGCGGCGCTTCTACGCCGATCCGCAGGCGTTCGCCGACGCCTTCGCCAGGGCGTGGTTCAAGCTGACGCATCGCGACATGGGTCCGATCTCGCGCTATCTCGGCCCGCTCGTGCCGCAGGAGCCGCAGATCTGGCAGGACCCGGTGCCGCGGGTCGATCATCCCCTGGTCGACGCCGCCGACATCGCCGCGCTGAAGACGACGCTGCTCGGGTCGGGTCTGTCGATCGCGCAGCTGGTGACGACGGCCTGGGCCTCGGCCTCGACGTTCCGCGGCACCGACAAGCGCGGCGGCGCCAACGGGGCCCGCATTCGGCTCGCGCCGCAGAAGGATTGGGAGGTCAACAAGCCGTCCGAGCTGGCCAAGGTGCTGACTGTCCTCGAGGGGATTCAGCGCGCCTTCAACCAGGCGCAGCAGGACGGCACGAGGATCTCGCTCGCCGACCTCATCGTCCTCGGCGGCTGTGCGGCCGTCGAGCAAGCGGCGAAGGACGCCGGATCGAAGGTCGACGTGCCGTTCACGCCGGGACGCACCGATGCGACGCAGGAGCAGACCGACGAGGAGTCGTTCGCCGTGCTCGAGCCCGACGCCGACGGCTTCCGCAACTACGCAGGCGCCGGCCATCGCGTGCCGGCCGAATACCTGCTGCTCGAGCGCGCCTTCCGTCTGACGCTGAGCGCGCCGGAGATGACCGTGCTGGTCGGCGGCCTGCGCGCGCTCAATGCCGCCGACGTGCCAACCCACGGCGCCTTCACCAGCCACCCTGGCACGCTGACCAACGACTTCTTCGTCAATCTCATCGACATGAGGACGGAGTGGAAACCGACGTCGGCGGCGGCGCACGAGTTCGAGGGTCGGTGCCGCACCAAGGGAGACCGCACGTGGATCGCCAGCCGCGTCGATCTCGTCTTCGGCTCGAACTCCGAGCTGCGCGCGCTCGCCGAGGTCTATGCGTGCGACGATGCGAGGGAGAAGTTCGTGCACGACTTCGTCGCTGCGTGGAACAAGGTGATGAACCTCGATCGCTTCGACGTGGCGTCTCCCGCGGCGCGCGCCGGCCGTGGGGCGGCCGCCGTCTAG
- a CDS encoding Fur family transcriptional regulator translates to MSDSAAGLLRQRGIQVTAQRLAVLRAVSGHPHVTADRVAGIVRGEIGAISLQSVYDALTLLAAEGLIRRIQPAGSPARFEDRVGDNHHHLICRVCGRVVDVDCAVGSAPCLTAVHDKGYEIDEAEIAYWGRCPDCRGRRRPRPAPTKTTTARKK, encoded by the coding sequence GTGTCCGACAGCGCCGCCGGGCTTCTTCGTCAACGCGGGATCCAGGTCACCGCGCAGCGCCTGGCCGTGCTGCGCGCGGTCTCGGGCCACCCGCACGTCACAGCCGATCGCGTCGCAGGGATCGTCAGGGGGGAGATCGGCGCGATCTCGCTCCAGTCGGTCTATGACGCGCTGACCCTGCTCGCCGCCGAAGGCCTGATCCGTCGCATTCAGCCGGCCGGATCGCCGGCCCGCTTCGAGGATCGCGTCGGCGACAATCACCATCATCTGATCTGCCGCGTCTGCGGCCGCGTCGTCGACGTCGACTGCGCGGTCGGCTCCGCCCCCTGTCTCACCGCGGTGCACGACAAGGGCTACGAGATCGACGAAGCGGAGATCGCCTACTGGGGCCGCTGCCCGGATTGCCGCGGGCGCCGCCGGCCGCGGCCGGCCCCCACCAAGACCACGACAGCAAGGAAAAAATAG
- a CDS encoding ABC transporter permease encodes MRDWRGFVRARLPLPDLAPERELRIVREVAAQLEDLYRDALAGGASEPEADARVVAHVGDWTRLAADLQQLDRPHRRPAVDRLVRDLENRPVPAPGGSLMVAHTLRDLRYAVRQLVAVPGFTAVAVLTLALGIGATTAIFSVVNGVLLRPLPYPESSELVRVHEIVPQFGRFSVAPANFLDWRAQNAVFDRIAAYSTSSATFQGADGPLRIPGALVSWDMFPVLRVAPAIGRPFTAADDAPGAGATVIVSHALWLDRCGGDPGIVGRSISMNGAPVTVVGVMPAGFYYPARDTAFWRPLNLNPADATRGGHYLGVVARLRAGVTLDRADLEMRTLAQRLAVEYPKNSAGESAVVVSLQDQVVGAIRPALLTLFAAVGFVVLIACANVANLLLVRASVREKEMAIRAALGASSRRLVGQMLAESLVLAAAGGALGIAFAHAALGPILSLGAKSIPRAADVALDSDVLVFAAAASIVTGLLFGLAPAWQVSHGGLVGVLKEGGRSSGTGGARWVRSTLLVAEVALSIVLLTGAALLLRSFDRLTGVDPGFNPDGVLAFQVSLPQKAYAEAGRTTGFYDALTGRLEAEGDVRGVGLVQTLPLRGSYELAFDIRGRAPASPGAGPSAHYRAVSPHYLDVLGVPLVKGRGFAASDGPKNQPVAIVDRAFADKYFPSQNAIGQGLHIGNGVSDFFTIVGIAGNVRSDGLDATPVPTMYVPIAQDTFSTVWVVARAAGDPASLAGSVRRTLHDIDPALAAYSITPLRVIVNESIAPQRFAMLLLALFAGVALFLAAVGLYGVVAYSVSRRTREIGLRMAIGADPGQVVRMIVGGGVRLALLGVAIGVAGAFVLSRLLRTLLFEVTPSDPISYAATAALLLAIATLACYVPARRALRVDPLVALQSD; translated from the coding sequence ATGCGTGACTGGCGCGGCTTCGTCAGGGCGCGGCTCCCGCTGCCCGACCTCGCGCCGGAGCGCGAGCTGCGCATCGTCCGCGAAGTCGCGGCGCAGCTCGAAGATCTCTATCGCGATGCCCTCGCCGGCGGCGCCAGCGAGCCGGAAGCCGACGCCCGCGTCGTGGCGCACGTCGGCGACTGGACCCGTCTCGCCGCCGACCTGCAGCAGCTCGACCGCCCCCACCGGCGGCCGGCTGTCGACCGCCTCGTCCGCGATCTCGAAAACCGGCCCGTGCCTGCTCCAGGAGGAAGCCTGATGGTCGCCCACACGTTGCGTGATCTGCGCTACGCCGTCCGCCAGCTCGTTGCCGTGCCGGGGTTCACCGCCGTCGCCGTGCTGACGCTGGCCCTCGGCATCGGCGCCACGACCGCGATCTTCAGCGTCGTCAACGGCGTGCTGTTACGGCCGCTGCCGTACCCGGAGTCGAGTGAACTCGTCCGCGTGCATGAGATCGTGCCGCAGTTCGGCCGCTTCTCGGTCGCGCCGGCGAACTTTCTCGACTGGCGTGCACAGAACGCCGTCTTCGATCGGATCGCTGCCTATTCGACGAGCAGCGCGACGTTCCAGGGGGCGGACGGCCCGCTGCGGATTCCCGGCGCGCTCGTGTCGTGGGACATGTTCCCGGTCCTGCGGGTGGCGCCCGCGATCGGCCGTCCGTTCACCGCCGCCGACGACGCGCCAGGCGCCGGCGCGACCGTCATCGTGAGCCATGCGTTGTGGCTGGATCGTTGTGGCGGGGACCCCGGCATCGTCGGGCGGTCCATCTCGATGAACGGCGCGCCGGTCACCGTGGTCGGCGTCATGCCGGCCGGCTTCTACTATCCGGCACGCGACACGGCATTCTGGCGTCCGCTCAACCTCAATCCAGCCGACGCGACCCGCGGCGGGCACTATCTCGGCGTCGTCGCCCGGCTTCGCGCCGGGGTGACGCTCGATCGGGCGGATCTCGAGATGCGGACGCTGGCGCAACGGCTGGCGGTCGAGTATCCGAAGAACAGCGCCGGCGAGTCGGCCGTCGTCGTCAGTCTGCAGGACCAGGTCGTCGGCGCCATCCGTCCGGCCCTGCTCACGCTCTTTGCCGCGGTCGGGTTCGTCGTGCTGATCGCGTGCGCCAACGTGGCGAACCTGCTGCTCGTGCGCGCGTCGGTGCGCGAGAAGGAGATGGCGATTCGGGCGGCGCTCGGCGCCAGCTCCCGGCGGCTGGTCGGCCAGATGCTCGCCGAGAGCCTCGTCCTCGCGGCGGCCGGCGGCGCGCTGGGGATCGCGTTCGCGCATGCCGCGCTCGGGCCGATCCTGTCGCTTGGCGCCAAGAGCATCCCGCGCGCCGCCGACGTGGCGCTCGATTCCGACGTGCTGGTCTTCGCGGCCGCGGCCTCGATCGTGACGGGGCTGCTGTTCGGTCTGGCACCCGCGTGGCAGGTCTCGCACGGCGGTCTCGTGGGCGTGCTGAAGGAAGGAGGCCGTTCTTCGGGCACCGGCGGGGCCCGCTGGGTGCGGAGCACGCTGCTGGTCGCCGAAGTGGCGCTGTCGATCGTCCTCCTCACCGGCGCGGCGCTGCTGCTGCGCAGCTTCGACCGCCTGACCGGCGTCGATCCCGGCTTCAACCCTGACGGCGTGCTGGCGTTCCAGGTGTCGCTGCCGCAGAAGGCGTACGCGGAGGCCGGGCGGACGACCGGGTTCTACGACGCGCTCACCGGCCGGCTCGAAGCGGAGGGCGACGTGCGCGGCGTCGGCCTCGTGCAGACGCTGCCGCTGCGCGGATCGTACGAGCTGGCGTTCGACATCCGCGGCCGCGCGCCGGCCAGCCCCGGCGCGGGGCCCTCCGCGCACTACCGCGCGGTCAGTCCGCACTACTTGGACGTTCTCGGGGTTCCGCTCGTCAAGGGGCGCGGTTTTGCGGCGTCCGACGGCCCGAAGAACCAGCCCGTCGCCATTGTGGATCGCGCCTTCGCCGACAAGTACTTCCCCAGCCAGAACGCGATCGGGCAGGGGCTCCACATTGGCAACGGCGTGTCCGACTTCTTCACCATCGTCGGGATTGCCGGCAACGTCCGCTCGGACGGGCTCGACGCGACGCCGGTGCCGACGATGTACGTGCCGATCGCGCAGGACACGTTCTCGACGGTGTGGGTCGTCGCGCGCGCCGCTGGCGACCCGGCGTCGCTCGCCGGGAGCGTGCGGCGGACTCTGCACGACATCGACCCGGCGCTGGCGGCGTATTCGATCACGCCACTGCGGGTGATCGTGAACGAGTCGATTGCGCCGCAGCGCTTTGCGATGCTGCTGCTGGCGCTGTTCGCCGGCGTTGCGCTGTTCCTGGCGGCGGTGGGGCTCTACGGCGTGGTCGCCTACTCCGTGAGTCGGCGGACCCGCGAGATTGGCCTGCGCATGGCGATCGGGGCGGACCCGGGCCAGGTCGTCCGGATGATTGTCGGCGGCGGCGTACGACTGGCGCTGCTCGGCGTCGCGATCGGCGTGGCCGGCGCGTTCGTCCTGTCGCGGTTGCTGCGCACGCTGTTGTTCGAGGTCACGCCATCCGACCCGATCAGCTATGCGGCCACGGCCGCGCTGCTGCTGGCGATCGCGACGCTGGCGTGCTACGTGCCGGCGCGGCGGGCGTTGCGCGTCGATCCGCTCGTCGCGCTGCAGTCGGACTGA
- a CDS encoding PadR family transcriptional regulator, translated as MFSPELKKGSIEMLVLSLVESRPRHGYEIGKLIESRSHGRLSFALPTLYPTLLRLENRGWIKGRWVEKAGERGRCFYRLTRAGRRVLAEQRATWRTYVAAVDDVMGFGDA; from the coding sequence GTGTTCAGCCCTGAACTGAAGAAGGGCAGCATCGAGATGCTGGTCCTCTCGCTGGTCGAGTCGCGGCCCCGCCACGGCTACGAGATCGGCAAGTTGATCGAATCGCGCTCGCACGGCCGCCTCAGCTTCGCGCTGCCCACCCTCTACCCGACCCTCCTGCGCCTCGAGAATCGCGGCTGGATCAAAGGACGCTGGGTCGAGAAGGCGGGCGAGCGCGGCCGCTGCTTCTACCGGCTGACCCGCGCCGGCCGCCGCGTCCTGGCCGAGCAGCGCGCCACCTGGCGCACCTACGTCGCCGCCGTCGACGACGTGATGGGCTTCGGCGATGCGTGA
- a CDS encoding fumarylacetoacetate hydrolase family protein → MSDYLFAPPAPPAAPVRGGPRFPIRRIFCVGRNYEDHAKEMGVAVDREAPFYFLKASQHYLASGGAAPYPPGTRNYHHEIELVVAIGTGGFRIAEAAALDHVFGYACGLDMTRRDLQAAAKDKQRPWDLGKNVEQSAVLGEIAPAAAIGHPSRGRIELRVNGQTKQSGDLSMQIHGVAAVVADLSRYYHLEAGDLIYTGTPAGVGPVQPGDRLEGSIEGIGTIALQIDEPE, encoded by the coding sequence GTGAGCGACTACCTCTTCGCCCCGCCGGCGCCGCCGGCCGCGCCGGTGCGCGGCGGCCCGCGCTTCCCGATCCGCCGCATCTTCTGTGTCGGCCGCAACTACGAGGACCACGCGAAGGAAATGGGGGTGGCGGTCGATCGCGAGGCGCCGTTCTATTTCCTGAAGGCCTCGCAGCACTACCTGGCCTCGGGCGGGGCGGCCCCCTATCCGCCCGGCACCCGCAACTACCATCACGAGATCGAGCTGGTCGTCGCCATCGGCACCGGCGGGTTCCGCATCGCCGAGGCGGCGGCGCTCGACCACGTCTTCGGCTATGCCTGCGGCCTCGACATGACGCGGCGCGATCTGCAGGCGGCGGCCAAGGACAAGCAGCGCCCCTGGGACCTCGGCAAGAATGTCGAGCAGTCGGCGGTGCTCGGCGAGATCGCGCCGGCGGCGGCGATCGGCCATCCGTCCCGCGGCCGCATCGAGCTGCGCGTCAACGGACAGACGAAGCAGTCGGGCGACCTGTCGATGCAGATCCACGGCGTCGCCGCGGTCGTCGCCGACCTCTCGAGGTACTACCACCTCGAGGCTGGCGATCTGATCTACACCGGCACGCCGGCCGGCGTCGGACCGGTGCAGCCGGGCGACCGCCTCGAGGGATCGATCGAGGGGATCGGGACGATCGCGCTCCAGATCGACGAACCGGAATAG